From a single Equus asinus isolate D_3611 breed Donkey chromosome 2, EquAss-T2T_v2, whole genome shotgun sequence genomic region:
- the LOC106844964 gene encoding interferon-induced protein with tetratricopeptide repeats 5-like: MSEIPEDSLKAILLELECHFTWSLLKEDILFDVEDTIGQQLEFLTTESRLTLYNLLAYVKHLKGQNKDALECLEQAEEIIQREHSDKEEVRSLVTWGNYAWVYYHMDQLKEAQTYIDKVGNVCKKLSSPSHYKLECPEIDCEKGWALLKFGGKYYHKAKVAFEKALEAEPDNPEFNIGYAITVYRLDDFDREESIKSFSLGPLRKAVTLNPDNTYVKVFLALKLQDVHAEAEGEKYIEEILDQISSQPYVLRYVAKFYRRKNSWDRALELLRKALEVTPTSSFVHHQMGLCYRAQMIQIKKAARNRPKGKDKLKVDKLITSAIFHFETAVQRDSMYAFAYTDLANMYAEGGQYNNAEEVFQKALRLENITDDHKHQIHYHYGRFQEFHRKSENTAIHHYLEALKVKDRSSVRTKLTSALKKLATKRLGHNASDVQSLSALGFVYKLEGEKRQAAEYYERAQKIDPENEEFLTALCELRLSI; encoded by the exons ATGAG TGAAATTCCTGAAGACTCCTTGAAGGCCATTCTGTTGGAGTTAGAATGTCACTTTACATGGAGTTTACTTAAGGAAGACATTCTGTTTGATGTGGAAGACACAATTGGGCAACAGCTTGAATTTCTTACCACAGAATCCAGGCTTACTCTCTATAACCTATTGGCCTATGTGAAACACCTGAAAGGCCAAAATAAAGATGCCCTAGAGTGCTTGgaacaagcagaagaaataatcCAGCGTGAACACTCAGACAAAGAAGAAGTACGAAGTCTGGTCACTTGGGGAAACTATGCCTGGGTGTATTATCACATGGACCAGCTTAAAGAAGCTCAAACGTATATAGACAAGGTAGGGAATGTCTGCAAGAAATTGTCCAGTCCTTCCCACTACAAGTTGGAGTGTCCTGAGATTGACTGTGAGAAAGGGTGGGCACTCTTGAAATTTGGAGGAAAGTATTACCATAAGGCTAAAGTGGCTTTTGAGAAGGCTCTGGAAGCGGAACCTGACAATCCAGAATTTAACATCGGCTATGCCATCACAGTGTATCGGCTGGATGATTTTGATAGAGAAGAGTCTATAAAGAGCTTTTCTCTGGGGCCTCTGAGGAAGGCTGTTACCTTGAACCCAGATAACACCTACGTTAAGGTTTTTCTGGCACTGAAGCTTCAAGATGTTCATGCAGAAGCTGAAGGGGAAAAGTATATTGAAGAAATCCTGGACCAAATATCATCCCAACCATATGTCCTTCGTTATGTAGCCAAATTCTACAGGAGGAAAAATTCCTGGGACAGAGCTCTTGAACTTTTGAGAAAGGCCTTGGAGGTGACACCAACCTCTTCTTTCGTGCATCACCAAATGGGACTTTGCTATAGGGCACAAATGATCCAGATCAAGAAGGCCGCTCGCAATAGACCTAAAGGAAAGGATAAACTGAAAGTTGATAAGCTGATTACATCTGCTATATTTCATTTTGAAACAGCTGTGCAACGAGACTCTATGTATGCGTTTGCCTACACAGACCTGGCCAACATGTATGCTGAGGGAGGCCAGTATAACAATGCTGAAGAGGTTTTCCAGAAAGCCCTTCGTCTGGAGAACATAACTGATGATCACAAACATCAGATCCACTACCACTATGGCCGCTTTCAGGAATTTCACCGTAAATCAGAAAATACTGCCATCCACCATTATTTAGAAGCCTTAAAGGTCAAAGACAGGTCATCCGTGCGCACCAAACTGACAAGTGCTCTGAAGAAATTGGCTACCAAGAGACTTGGTCACAATGCTTCAGATGTGCAGAGTTTAAGTGCCCTAGGGTTTGTTTACAAgctggagggagaaaagaggcaAGCTGCTGAGTACTATGAGAGGGC
- the LOC106844993 gene encoding interferon-induced protein with tetratricopeptide repeats 1B-like isoform X2, whose translation MPDLENRIFDEIEFLDTKYNVGIHNLLAYVKHLKGQNEEALKSLREAEDLIQEEHGDQSGMRSLVTWGNYAWLYYHMGRLAEAQTYLDKVENTCKKFANLSSYRIDCPQMDCEEGWALLKCGGKNYKRAKACFEKALEVDPENPEFSTGYAIATYRLDGFTGATQMSKAFCLNTLKQAIRLNPKDAYIKALLALKLQDVGQEAEGEKYIEEALTNTSSQTYVLRYAAKFYRRKGSLDKAFQLLQEALKATPSSAFVHHQIGLCYRGQMIQIKKAANCKPRGQDRENVNRLVGLAIDEFQKTLTLRPTFELAYVSLANMYAEIGHYRKAEDTFQKALYMKIIDDCLLQEIHYQYGRFQEFHLKSEDKAIIHYLKGLKAENMSYTRKKLLNALEKLAKRRVHQNECVVESFSLLGLIHKLKGQVSEALVCYEEALRLADHLNTMF comes from the coding sequence ATGCCTGATTTGGAAAACAGGATCTTTGATGAGATTGAGTTCCTAGACACCAAATACAACGTGGGAATACACAACCTACTGGCCTATGTGAAACACCTGAAAGGCCAGAATGAGGAAGCCCTGAAGAGCTTGAGAGAAGCTGAAGACTTAATCCAGGAAGAACATGGTGACCAATCAGGCATGAGAAGTCTGGTTACCTGGGGCAACTACGCCTGGCTGTATTACCACATGGGCAGACTGGCAGAAGCTCAGACTTACCTGGACAAGGTGGAGAACACTTGCAAGAAGTTTGCAAATCTCTCCAGCTATAGAATCGACTGTCCTCAGATGGACTGTGAGGAAGGATGGGCCTTGCTGAAATGTGGAGGAAAGAATTATAAACGGGCCAAGGCCTGCTTTGAGAAGGCTCTGGAAGTGGACCCAGAAAACCCTGAATTCAGCACTGGGTATGCAATCGCTACCTATCGCCTGGACGGCTTTACTGGAGCAACACAGATGAGTAAGGCATTTTGTCTGAACACACTAAAACAGGCCATCAGGCTAAACCCAAAAGATGCATATATCAAAGCTCTCCTTGCCCTGAAGCTTCAGGATGTAGGACAAGAAGCTGAAGGAGAAAAGTACATTGAAGAAGCGCTGACCAACACGTCCTCGCAGACCTATGTCCTTCGATATGCAGCCAAGTTTTACCGAAGAAAAGGCTCTCTGGATAAAGCTTTTCAGCTCTTACAAGAGGCCTTGAAGGCAACACCCTCCTCTGCCTTCGTGCATCACCAGATAGGGCTTTGCTACAGAGGACAAATGATTCAAATAAAGAAAGCTGCAAACTGCAAGCCTAGAGGCCAGGATAGAGAAAATGTCAACAGATTGGTTGGCTTGGCTATAGATGAATTTCAAAAGACTTTGACACTAAGGCCCACATTTGAGTTGGCTTATGTTTCCCTGGCTAACATGTATGCAGAAATAGGCCACTACAGAAAGGCTGAGGACACTTTTCAGAAAGCGTTGTACATGAAAATCATTGATGATTGTCTACTGCAAGAGATTCATTACCAGTATGGTCGTTTCCAAGAATTTCACTTGAAATCTGAAGATAAAGCAATTATCCATTATTTAAAAGGTCTAAAAGCAGAAAACATGTCCTATACCAGGAAAAAACTTCTCAATGCTTTAGAAAAATTGGCTAAAAGACGTGTTCATCAGAATGAATGCGTTGTGGAAAGTTTCAGCCTccttggactcatccacaaattgAAAGGCCAAGTGAGTGAAGCCCTGGTGTGCTACGAGGAGGCTCTGAGGCTGGCAGATCACTTGAACACCATGTTTTGA
- the LOC106845003 gene encoding interferon-induced protein with tetratricopeptide repeats 1-like isoform X2, producing the protein MPDLENRIFDEIEFLDTKYNVGIHNLLAYVKHLKGQNEEALKSLREAEDLIQEEHGDQSGMRSLVTWGNYAWLYYHMGRLAEAQTYLDKVENTCKKFANPSSYRIDCPQMDCEEGWALLKCGGKNYKRAKACFEKALEVDPENPEFSTGYAITAYRLDGLYESGKDSAEFCLNILKQAIRLNPEDAYIKALLALKLQDVGQEAEGEKYIEEALTNTSSQTYVLRYAAKFYRKKGSLDKALQLFKKALKATPSSAFVHHQIGLCYRGQVIQMKKAANWQPRGQDRKNVEKIARLAISHLEFALKEKPTLEIGYVHLADMYTAVGNHRKAEDTYQKVLGMKVLDELDKEKLQKIHFSYGRFQEFQNKSEDHAIIHYLKAVKTEKASFAREKSISSLEKLALKKLKRNALDIETLSILGFIHKVKGEMNKALEYYEQALRLAADFENSLEYVP; encoded by the coding sequence ATGCCTGATTTGGAAAACAGGATCTTCGATGAGATTGAGTTCCTAGACACCAAATACAACGTGGGAATACACAACCTACTGGCCTATGTGAAACACCTGAAAGGCCAGAATGAGGAAGCCCTGAAGAGCTTGAGAGAAGCTGAAGACTTAATCCAGGAAGAACATGGTGACCAATCAGGCATGAGAAGTCTGGTTACCTGGGGCAACTATGCCTGGCTGTATTACCACATGGGCAGACTGGCAGAAGCTCAGACTTACCTGGACAAGGTGGAGAACACTTGCAAGAAGTTTGCAAATCCCTCCAGCTATAGAATCGACTGTCCTCAGATGGACTGTGAGGAAGGATGGGCCTTGCTGAAATGTGGAGGAAAGAATTATAAACGGGCCAAGGCCTGCTTTGAAAAGGCTCTGGAAGTGGACCCAGAAAACCCTGAATTCAGCACTGGGTATGCAATCACCGCCTATCGCCTGGATGGCCTTTACGAATCAGGAAAGGATAGTGCGGAATTTTGTCTAAACATACTAAAACAGGCCATCAGGCTAAATCCAGAAGATGCATATATTAAAGCTCTCCTTGCCCTGAAGCTTCAGGATGTAGGACAAGAAGCTGAAGGAGAAAAGTACATTGAAGAAGCGCTGACCAACACGTCCTCGCAGACCTATGTCCTTCGATATGCGGCCaagttttacagaaaaaaaggctCTCTGGATAAAGCTCTTCAGCTCTTTAAAAAGGCCTTGAAGGCAACACCCTCCTCTGCCTTCGTGCATCACCAGATAGGGCTTTGCTACAGAGGACAAGTGATTCAAATGAAGAAAGCTGCAAACTGGCAACCTAGAGGACAGGATAGAAAAAATGTTGAGAAAATTGCAAGATTAGCCATATCTCATTTGGAATTTGCTCTGAAAGAAAAGCCTACACTTGAGATTGGCTATGTACACCTTGCAGATATGTACACAGCAGTAGGCAACCACAGAAAAGCTGAAGACACTTACCAAAAAGTGTTAGGCATGAAAGTACTTGATGAACTCGACAAAGAAAAGCTGCAAAAGATACATTTCTCCTATGGCCGATTTCaggaatttcaaaataaatctgaAGACCATGCAATTATCCATTATTTAAAAGCAGTAAAAACTGAAAAGGCATCATTTGCAAGAGAGAAAAGTATCAGTTCTTTGGAGAAACTGGCTTTAAAGAAACTTAAGAGAAATGCATTAGACATAGAAACCTTGAGCATCCTCGGGTTCATTCACaaagtgaaaggagaaatgaataaaGCCCTGGAGTATTATGAGCAGGCCCTGAGGCTGGCTGCTGACTTTGAGAACTCTTTGGAATATGTCCCCTAG
- the LOC106844993 gene encoding interferon-induced protein with tetratricopeptide repeats 1B-like isoform X1, whose protein sequence is MSEESKGNLIEASLVQLRCHFTWDLLIEDTAMPDLENRIFDEIEFLDTKYNVGIHNLLAYVKHLKGQNEEALKSLREAEDLIQEEHGDQSGMRSLVTWGNYAWLYYHMGRLAEAQTYLDKVENTCKKFANLSSYRIDCPQMDCEEGWALLKCGGKNYKRAKACFEKALEVDPENPEFSTGYAIATYRLDGFTGATQMSKAFCLNTLKQAIRLNPKDAYIKALLALKLQDVGQEAEGEKYIEEALTNTSSQTYVLRYAAKFYRRKGSLDKAFQLLQEALKATPSSAFVHHQIGLCYRGQMIQIKKAANCKPRGQDRENVNRLVGLAIDEFQKTLTLRPTFELAYVSLANMYAEIGHYRKAEDTFQKALYMKIIDDCLLQEIHYQYGRFQEFHLKSEDKAIIHYLKGLKAENMSYTRKKLLNALEKLAKRRVHQNECVVESFSLLGLIHKLKGQVSEALVCYEEALRLADHLNTMF, encoded by the coding sequence TGAGGAATCAAAGGGGAATCTTATTGAAGCTAGCCTGGTTCAATTGAGATGTCACTTTACATGGGATTTGCTAATTGAAGACACTGCAATGCCTGATTTGGAAAACAGGATCTTTGATGAGATTGAGTTCCTAGACACCAAATACAACGTGGGAATACACAACCTACTGGCCTATGTGAAACACCTGAAAGGCCAGAATGAGGAAGCCCTGAAGAGCTTGAGAGAAGCTGAAGACTTAATCCAGGAAGAACATGGTGACCAATCAGGCATGAGAAGTCTGGTTACCTGGGGCAACTACGCCTGGCTGTATTACCACATGGGCAGACTGGCAGAAGCTCAGACTTACCTGGACAAGGTGGAGAACACTTGCAAGAAGTTTGCAAATCTCTCCAGCTATAGAATCGACTGTCCTCAGATGGACTGTGAGGAAGGATGGGCCTTGCTGAAATGTGGAGGAAAGAATTATAAACGGGCCAAGGCCTGCTTTGAGAAGGCTCTGGAAGTGGACCCAGAAAACCCTGAATTCAGCACTGGGTATGCAATCGCTACCTATCGCCTGGACGGCTTTACTGGAGCAACACAGATGAGTAAGGCATTTTGTCTGAACACACTAAAACAGGCCATCAGGCTAAACCCAAAAGATGCATATATCAAAGCTCTCCTTGCCCTGAAGCTTCAGGATGTAGGACAAGAAGCTGAAGGAGAAAAGTACATTGAAGAAGCGCTGACCAACACGTCCTCGCAGACCTATGTCCTTCGATATGCAGCCAAGTTTTACCGAAGAAAAGGCTCTCTGGATAAAGCTTTTCAGCTCTTACAAGAGGCCTTGAAGGCAACACCCTCCTCTGCCTTCGTGCATCACCAGATAGGGCTTTGCTACAGAGGACAAATGATTCAAATAAAGAAAGCTGCAAACTGCAAGCCTAGAGGCCAGGATAGAGAAAATGTCAACAGATTGGTTGGCTTGGCTATAGATGAATTTCAAAAGACTTTGACACTAAGGCCCACATTTGAGTTGGCTTATGTTTCCCTGGCTAACATGTATGCAGAAATAGGCCACTACAGAAAGGCTGAGGACACTTTTCAGAAAGCGTTGTACATGAAAATCATTGATGATTGTCTACTGCAAGAGATTCATTACCAGTATGGTCGTTTCCAAGAATTTCACTTGAAATCTGAAGATAAAGCAATTATCCATTATTTAAAAGGTCTAAAAGCAGAAAACATGTCCTATACCAGGAAAAAACTTCTCAATGCTTTAGAAAAATTGGCTAAAAGACGTGTTCATCAGAATGAATGCGTTGTGGAAAGTTTCAGCCTccttggactcatccacaaattgAAAGGCCAAGTGAGTGAAGCCCTGGTGTGCTACGAGGAGGCTCTGAGGCTGGCAGATCACTTGAACACCATGTTTTGA
- the LOC106845003 gene encoding interferon-induced protein with tetratricopeptide repeats 1-like isoform X1 produces the protein MTSKNADGDQIKDRLEQLRCHFTWDLLIEDTAMPDLENRIFDEIEFLDTKYNVGIHNLLAYVKHLKGQNEEALKSLREAEDLIQEEHGDQSGMRSLVTWGNYAWLYYHMGRLAEAQTYLDKVENTCKKFANPSSYRIDCPQMDCEEGWALLKCGGKNYKRAKACFEKALEVDPENPEFSTGYAITAYRLDGLYESGKDSAEFCLNILKQAIRLNPEDAYIKALLALKLQDVGQEAEGEKYIEEALTNTSSQTYVLRYAAKFYRKKGSLDKALQLFKKALKATPSSAFVHHQIGLCYRGQVIQMKKAANWQPRGQDRKNVEKIARLAISHLEFALKEKPTLEIGYVHLADMYTAVGNHRKAEDTYQKVLGMKVLDELDKEKLQKIHFSYGRFQEFQNKSEDHAIIHYLKAVKTEKASFAREKSISSLEKLALKKLKRNALDIETLSILGFIHKVKGEMNKALEYYEQALRLAADFENSLEYVP, from the exons ATGACAAG TAAGAATGCGGATGGAGATCAGATCAAGGACAGGCTGGAGCAGCTGAGATGTCACTTTACATGGGATTTGCTAATTGAAGACACTGCAATGCCTGATTTGGAAAACAGGATCTTCGATGAGATTGAGTTCCTAGACACCAAATACAACGTGGGAATACACAACCTACTGGCCTATGTGAAACACCTGAAAGGCCAGAATGAGGAAGCCCTGAAGAGCTTGAGAGAAGCTGAAGACTTAATCCAGGAAGAACATGGTGACCAATCAGGCATGAGAAGTCTGGTTACCTGGGGCAACTATGCCTGGCTGTATTACCACATGGGCAGACTGGCAGAAGCTCAGACTTACCTGGACAAGGTGGAGAACACTTGCAAGAAGTTTGCAAATCCCTCCAGCTATAGAATCGACTGTCCTCAGATGGACTGTGAGGAAGGATGGGCCTTGCTGAAATGTGGAGGAAAGAATTATAAACGGGCCAAGGCCTGCTTTGAAAAGGCTCTGGAAGTGGACCCAGAAAACCCTGAATTCAGCACTGGGTATGCAATCACCGCCTATCGCCTGGATGGCCTTTACGAATCAGGAAAGGATAGTGCGGAATTTTGTCTAAACATACTAAAACAGGCCATCAGGCTAAATCCAGAAGATGCATATATTAAAGCTCTCCTTGCCCTGAAGCTTCAGGATGTAGGACAAGAAGCTGAAGGAGAAAAGTACATTGAAGAAGCGCTGACCAACACGTCCTCGCAGACCTATGTCCTTCGATATGCGGCCaagttttacagaaaaaaaggctCTCTGGATAAAGCTCTTCAGCTCTTTAAAAAGGCCTTGAAGGCAACACCCTCCTCTGCCTTCGTGCATCACCAGATAGGGCTTTGCTACAGAGGACAAGTGATTCAAATGAAGAAAGCTGCAAACTGGCAACCTAGAGGACAGGATAGAAAAAATGTTGAGAAAATTGCAAGATTAGCCATATCTCATTTGGAATTTGCTCTGAAAGAAAAGCCTACACTTGAGATTGGCTATGTACACCTTGCAGATATGTACACAGCAGTAGGCAACCACAGAAAAGCTGAAGACACTTACCAAAAAGTGTTAGGCATGAAAGTACTTGATGAACTCGACAAAGAAAAGCTGCAAAAGATACATTTCTCCTATGGCCGATTTCaggaatttcaaaataaatctgaAGACCATGCAATTATCCATTATTTAAAAGCAGTAAAAACTGAAAAGGCATCATTTGCAAGAGAGAAAAGTATCAGTTCTTTGGAGAAACTGGCTTTAAAGAAACTTAAGAGAAATGCATTAGACATAGAAACCTTGAGCATCCTCGGGTTCATTCACaaagtgaaaggagaaatgaataaaGCCCTGGAGTATTATGAGCAGGCCCTGAGGCTGGCTGCTGACTTTGAGAACTCTTTGGAATATGTCCCCTAG